The Juglans regia cultivar Chandler chromosome 1, Walnut 2.0, whole genome shotgun sequence nucleotide sequence TCTTGCGCTTACTTTTGTAGCAATCAGCATTTTCGACGTTGACGAAGATGGGTTGTACAACTTGTACTAGCAACAGTGTATGTATCTTGAGAGGGACGCAAGATTCATCAGAGGGCTTAGGGTTTTGTAATCGGTATAGGAAAATGGAGGTTCTTCGCATAGATGGAAGGGAGCTGGAGGTGCAAAGGGctagttttttttatctttattgaaACACACTGTTTCATGAGGTTGTATTGGTGAGAAACTCGATTGAGGGATTGATTATGAAACGCTAAGTTTCAGTAATACATGGTGGACGCCGTGCACGGGGAGGCCCCAAGTATGCCTGAcgttagcatttttcatatctaATAGGCAAAAGTTGGAGACAAGGACAAGAGAAATGAATGCAGATGAAAAGGGAGGAAGAGgagggaaaaataaatagaatggGAGGCGCAGAGATGATCACTACAAGTTTGGGAATTTGAATACTTtcagtttttctcttctttcctccACGCAGCGGATTTGAATCCGTTGTTCTTAAAGTTAAGCTACTATTAAAGTTCTAAATTTCTCTCTTACCAAAAGCAACACTGATCTTTCTCAGAATGCATAATTTAATTGATACATTTTGATCAACAGTCCAGCGATGCCCAAGAGTGCCATTGCTACTCTTATCTTTGATTTTACTGAAGAAAGTATGGTCATCTAACTTAGCATTCACATATATGGTGCATAAATGGAGGAAAATATAAGCTCAATTTTCAGGTGCAAAAACGGCCAAACATGACTACAATTGCCTGCTAGCAGGCAAGCTCACTCAGTTTCAAGATTTTGGTGAACAATCGCAATCAGAAAAGTTACAGGGGAAAACAATCAGAAATTCAATGACCACTCctacccatatatatatgtatgcattcGCTTCTCCAAGCTCCCCTCCCAATCCCATATCAAGGAAGTTACCCATTTCAGGGGTTGTTAGTGCCTATGAGAAATAGCCTGTCTTAGACTGCTGGCtggatcctttttttttttcccaagcaaATTATGAGTTCTGTCAAGATCAGTTATTTTGCACCAATAAATGAATCTGCACTTTGGCAAATTTTATCAAGCCTTATTCTTGAAGAAATTCTTTCTCCTTCGAGGCGAAGGTCTCTGCAACCAGTAGAGGGAAAGCAATGGTTGCATCACAATGCACCTGGTCATTCAATCAAAAGGCGGAAGAATAAGAATCATGCGTACAAGGAAAGATAGCAAACATCTACAGGTTTGTGCTtgtagaaaattaaaataagagtGAGAAGAAAAGCTGAAATGCAACAAAAGTAAATGATGAGACACAAAATGATATACCTTAACAGTCTTAGCCGAACCTCGTATTTTCCCCCACGATACGGCCTCATCAGGACGAGCGCCAGAGTCACTCCCGTCAAACTCTTGTGCAGTATTGATGAAGACAGCATAATCTGCACCATTTCGCATCATATTGGCATTGCAAatgtgatgtttgggaaggccCCCTCCAAGAATTATCATGCCAGTCTTCCTAGGACTTGCATGGACAGCTTCACCATTAATGGCTCTAATGTCTGtacaaaatctaacaattgtaGTTTCATTTCTCAACTATTGAAATACAAGCATGCAACAGCATTGAAAACTGATATAAATACCTTGCACAATGTCGACGACCAGACCTGGGCTGCGAAAGGAATGGAAGTACAACATGTCCCCTAGCGAGCCATCTGTTAGGCCTGGGCAGTAAACTGGGATGTTGTTCTGGAAATAATcaaaaaggaaaagcaaaacaCAGTCAATATTACCAATAAAGAAGCATTGTGTTGAGGCCCTTTAAATTAGCAAGTGCAAAATGCTCCATCACTAATTGGAGTTCTAACACCTACTAGAAtgccataaaaaaattactacaaCGTTTCCATTTAGTCCAAACACAATAGCCAAAACCCCTCCATACAAAGCTTTTGTTCACTTAATTTGAGTTGCCATTCCTAATTGGATTGCAAATTCTGTCATGCATGAAAATGGGCCTATGAATATTGGAAAGAAGCCTCCTCGCAAAATATTAAGCCATGGGCACCTGCCTTGTACGCCCAGTAGAGGTATGAACTCTtgttattaatttcttttcccaAGCGAGCAATCAGCCTAGATGGCGTCCACAATACGTTCTGtgaaaccaaaaaggaaaaaggtaAGGAAGCTCTGGAAACATTCACATAGGGCAGTACATTATAAACAAAAAAGTGGGTGAGAAAAGGCTTTTCCATCAAGAGgcaagaacaaaagaaaaatacatattaaaactTTTATCCTTTATATAAAGTAGGCGtgtaaatcggtccggtccggtccgggggGGTGATGGACCCATCCTTTTCCCCTGACCGGACCAAATAtccatagggaccggaccggtagctatcggtccggtctggttggtcggttcagttcagtctaattaatttttatttttttcttctttttttttccaaataaattaattaaaaaaaattatttaaattactaaattaaaattaattgaattattaatgtggattatataactaactcattaaaaaaatattttatatggtcaatgataataaattagatgaaaattacatcattaacttatataattactatataaaaataatatattaaattatttaaaatatttttaaaacatatatataggagttcggtccggtccaaaatttatagacccTAGGACCGGACCAAATTTTTTCAGTCCACAATTTATGGaaccgagaccgaccggtctggagttcggtccggtcagtttttccggtccggaccgaactCCTTACACCCCTTTATAAAGCATACATGGGCTGGCAGACCAAAACATAAGTATCAGCACTCATACGATATGAATAGACAACTCTGAACCCTTTTTCCTGCTTGTGGGCCCTGGGGTAGGTAGGGGACTGTGGCTGAGCAAAATAACATGAACCACCGTAATTTGCAATGATCCACAAAACATCAAGCATTTCAATGTTGTTGTAGCCACTTTTTGGTGCCGTAATTACTGACAAAGTACAACCTATGCAATAGTTTCGTCTTTTTTCATTTACATACCAAGAAATATTCTTGAGCTAGATATCAGGTAGTGACATCCATTTTGAAAACTTCATATTTTTAGTCGCCAAAGATGTGAGACTGCCAGATTTGAAGCAAACCCAAGAGTCCAGATCCAAGTATGATACATTTAGACATCATATGATAATTTTATGcaacaacaaagaaatgaaTTTAAGTCACAACTAGCCAATGAATTTAAGTTGAAATTCTCAAATCATAGTAGAATAGCCTCAAAGAATTACCTCTCCAATTTGTTCCTTCAGCATCTGGTCAAAAATTGGAATTATCCAGTCCTCAAATTTGCAGTAGTTGTTATTAGGAACCAACAAATTACCAATGCGGTTCAGCCCTTGTGAGCGTAAATAGGCTCCTGGTAGAGAAAATTGACCTTTATATGTGGGTGCAAGGCATTTTATAAGATCTTCTTCTATACCACCAGTTGTTGTAACCACTACATCAACCTGCAATCAGAAGAGAACACTTCTATTGATAAAGTTGACACAGAAGAAAACAATACAAAGATATGATGAGATACTGATATAAATCCTTTTAATACCTCGCAACCAAGAAAATCAAACTTATAATGAAAGAGCCTTCCAGGTATACTTACCATATGATGCTCGACAAGATAGCGAACGACATCCCTCACACCAGAAGATATAAGATTTGATGTAAAACCCAGAAAAACTTTGCATCTCACGGACTTTCTGTATGACAGatccctctcttcctcactgCAATCGTCTGTTACAATCTCATCAGCAAGCCTCCAATCTAGCTTCAATCCaattcaaaatatctttaataaaataaaactttgtaataTTTGAGTAGATTTCATATCAACCATGTAGtatctgtttaaaaaaaactaaccatTTGATTAATGACTTCGATGGCATCTCCCAAATTGGAGGCTTGAAACCCCGTGGTGACCATGGACCTAAGAATCTGAGAGTAGTCCACTCCTTGATTGAAATCATAACCCTCAATCTTAACACAACTCCCTTCCAGATTTTCAGACTCCTTGAAAACCGTGGAATGCACAGATGCTAGAACATCCTTCCTCGCTTCCCCCATTATTTATGTAATGTCCCAAACCTCAAAAGGATAGAATTGCAGCTAAAACTAGCCCTTCCCCTGTTTACAAATATTCacaagaaaaaattacaaaatttccaAATCAATGTTTGAAAATTCAATTCTCAGATATTGTGTCAGAGCACTGTAAACCTTATTTAAAAATCCAAttgtcaataaaatattaaggaaAACTTCAAATAAAAGCAACTAAAAAAATCTCCGAGACTCAAGGAATCTCTAACCAGCTTGAACTCAGAGGACTCTGGCTGTAGAATTGGAGCTGAAGAACCCCTTGCTAATTCATAAAccttatttaaaaatcaaatagtcaataaaattttaaagaaaatttcaaataaaatctacTAAAAAGATCTCCAAGACTCAAAGAATCTCTAACCAATTCAAACGCAGAGGACTCTCTAGCTGTAGACTTGGACTAGAAGAATCCCTTACTCATTCAAAAAGCGTGAAAAGCATACGGTGAGTTACAATGCGCactaattaacaaaattaatgggatggaaaaaatgactatttaactattaaattcTTTTGGAGAGGtcactttaattataaaattattccgAGAAAACATATTGTGAGCCATGTAAGTTCCCAAACAATATACTTCAATCAACACACATTACTGTATTTTATGGATTGTCTTTATTatacatcattttaaaaaatgtgcgCTTTACTTCAATCAAGTGCATACTTACGCTTTGCGCTTAAGTGTGCCTTACACTTTCATCAACACTGATCCAAATGCAAATGTTCCTTGAAATTGCAAAGTAGTCACTTTGGACCTCAGTCAAAATTGACACATCATCAACATCTATACCATGTTCAAATCCACCTTCATGGCTTTAAAATAGATCAATCTATAATAAGAGATATTTACAACTTAACTAAGTCCAATAATCAAACATTCACCATTCTCTCGTTGTACTTGGATTGAACCTTTTGTGCTTTTTAATGAGATTCTtcctacttattaaaaaaaatgactccCTTCAACAAATCCACATAGCCCctaatcaattttaaaatccttctataataattaaaaacccaaaattttAAGAGTTACAACACATGCCACTACACAACATATATGAAGAACTTAATCTTTTGTAATAACCCGAGATGAAAACGGTCCTAAGCTTGTGCTAATTAAAACAACATAAATATAATGACCCAAGGAAAGCCTGAGCCACATATgaacctatactccaaaatgagtAGTCAATGTTACAATCAGAGCCCCTTGGAATCATTATGAAAGGCTAGAACCCTCCCACATGGGAAATTTGGGATCCCATCCATCACCCTTTTATACTCAATCCACAGTATTGCAATCTCCCCTCTGAAATCCATGACGTTCTCAACAGGCTATTCCATTGTAGGTGTGGCACAGCTCAAACTACACACCTAGTTGGAAATGGGATTTGAAGCCATTTGTAATGACCTAGAGAAAGCGCTATCCACATTTGAGCTAACCCTGAAAAGGTCAGTCAATATCAAGCTTCCCTCTGATTGTTTCTTGCAACATGAATAGCCGTGTAAGGCTTTTAGTGGACCCATGAATAGGCGAGTTTTATTGTAAAGCCTAATCCCACACTGGGAATGTGATTGTTTACTTTGGTGCCTCACAGAACCAATTCCTTCTGgtaataaataatcaagaaaaataacgTGTCAATCAACTTATAGGTCAAAATTCTTTATGTAACCTACTCGGACAATTTAAAGActtcctagaaaaaaaaatgcaagactAGCTTCCAAGCATTCCCGCTATCCAACAAGCTTCGAGGTTCAAAGTGATTCGTAAGTTAGAAGACAAATGCGTCAAACAGTTTGTGAAATTAACTATTTGCAACTGTCCCATGCATATTCCGGCTAAAAccaacttagaaaaaaaaaattctatggGCGGCATTGTTAAGTCTTAACTTCATTACAAGATTTAACTTTTGAATTCATTATATActcattatcatttttcattttgtttattcTAACACATCGAGACAACCCGCCATATTTAACTCGCACGTTAAGACTCCAACAAGGTCTCATGAATTAGTCTACAGAAACACTATATAGCCCGTATTACCTGCAAACCGAATCAAAACAGGTTCCCTTAACCGAAATTTCACTAAATAAAAACGTCGGCTCACGCACAAACCACCATTGTTCAATCACACCCATATGGGTTAACCTCCAAACCCTAAGAAGATACggttatagaaatattttttagaaagtaAATACGGTCATAGAAATGATCATGAATTCTGGCGGAAGTGGAGATCAGCACAGCTATTGGAGTGTGTTTCAGTAGACACCAATACAAGAACGTCCGAGAGAGATAGAGGTGCTTACCGAGTGTGTGGttgtttttctgaatttttactCCCAAACTGGAGGAGTGAGCATCGGCCTGCTGTCGAGGTTGATGTTGCCGTCGGCGCCTTTGGCGAAGAGCTCGGCGTGGTTAGGGCACCTCGTAAGCACGaatgactttcttttttttaattcatttatcaTTATGGGCCTTTGGgctataatcatttttatttttctgagaGCCCAAAATGATTTTATCTCCTCATTATGATCAGTTTTTTAAAATGGATCCTGTTAAGTGGTGACCGGAGCACGTGATTGAACAATATACTTttcaagtattaaaaaaattaaaagagaaacgCCTTGCAACAGCGCCGCTGCTGTTTGGCGAAAAACAGCCCACCAACGGGCTGGTTACACGTAAGATAAAGATTTTGTAatacaataaaatgaaaagaagctaattaatttttctaatagcagaataaaatataattagaatattattttttaatattattattattttaaaatataaaaatattgtattgttaattatattttgtataagaatgataaaatgaattaagatgagttgaagtaAGTTTTGAGTTCAAACTACCTttaattcttttctataaaacaTCAAATTACATTTTCTACATGTgtataacataacatatttgaaattaaaagtttgatatttgaatttttaaaaaatgattgattgtTATTTTTCACATGCACATGATATGAGTacaagtttgaattttaaatttttgaaagatgattgattatcatattttacatatgcatattttgtttgaaaattttgaaaagtgattgatgttctttttgacatatataaaatatagatgcttttgtttgaaatttttaaaaagtaaataatgctCCTTTTGTCATATAAAAAAGGTAAAAGATtaggttttaaaattttgaaaagtgaatgatattgctttttataattgcaaaaaaagttgaagttttattttaaaattttgaaaaatgagtggAACTCTTTTTTGACATgtaaatcttttaaaatttaaaaataaagtctaCAAAGCCTGATGCACGGACGAGTGGTGAGTTTGGGTAAAGGATGAGATCTGGTATAGTCAAGTGCATAGTTAGTCAGATAACATGCTGATGTGGCGGAATGGGATTGGAGGGCTAGTTATGGCCAGAGACCAGACCATCTGGTCTCCAAGTTTTctcaaataagaattttatacaCTACACCACCCttatattttcatctcattatacaATATGTGATATAGttatcactattagatgatTCTTTGTTAAATGattctttatcatttaatggtaATAAATATGTCGCATCTTACATGgtgggatgaaagtgagatagtggtatgatatatatcattactcttaaaaaatagagaaatatattGTTCTGTCACATGCCAGTCACCACTTTCGGACACTCAAATTAGGTTTGGGTACAATAAATCACTCAATagtcaactcatttcatctcatttaattattataatttttttaaattctcacacaaaatacaataaacagtctaactttttcaaatcttaaaacaataataattttaaaaattaatattttaatattattttattcaattttaaatttttatttcaactcactatccaaacctccctaAATTACAGTatctattttgtaattattggagttgaaactcttcttttttctttcaaaaacagATTTGCCGTAGGCATGGATGGAGTAATTTGGCCAAGTCCAACTCTCTCCGTCGTGACCATTATTTTTTATccctaatttttttacttttctaatTATACGGATTAatataacacattttaaataaCTTATAAACTACTAAATGAACAGTTACTTCAAATATAACACAATTAAAAacgataaaatttaagataaaaaaaaataacggtTTTCTTTGACAAAAAGCAAGCGAACCATGTTGGCATAACTTTAGTAGAACctttaggctgtgtttgggtccTGAAGtaatttcagataatttgagaATAATAGTATTATGTAAATCCTATTGAGATATGTTTGAGATGTATTAAGAATATCCTCATAAAAAACCCAGTGACTCGACAAGCCTTCCGCTCCAATTTTTGCAAGATAATCCGTCGAAGagtttccttttcaaaaaatatgttgaaaatttacATATGTTTAACtaaacacaaatatttaaaacttataaaaaaaatgttttaactttttatgaaaagttgaaaaaataatagatccaatcaataattagttgaaataagttaagatgaatttgacaCCCAGACCTACCAGGTTAGCGAAGGTCTCGACAAGAATCTGGTTTGCCTTAAACTGctactttttctttaaaaaaggaTCATGAATGCGTGAATCAATGGAAAGCAGGCCCTAGAATTCAAGTATTTTGAACA carries:
- the LOC109009972 gene encoding deoxyhypusine synthase isoform X1, which codes for MGEARKDVLASVHSTVFKESENLEGSCVKIEGYDFNQGVDYSQILRSMVTTGFQASNLGDAIEVINQMLDWRLADEIVTDDCSEEERDLSYRKSVRCKVFLGFTSNLISSGVRDVVRYLVEHHMVDVVVTTTGGIEEDLIKCLAPTYKGQFSLPGAYLRSQGLNRIGNLLVPNNNYCKFEDWIIPIFDQMLKEQIGENVLWTPSRLIARLGKEINNKSSYLYWAYKNNIPVYCPGLTDGSLGDMLYFHSFRSPGLVVDIVQDIRAINGEAVHASPRKTGMIILGGGLPKHHICNANMMRNGADYAVFINTAQEFDGSDSGARPDEAVSWGKIRGSAKTVKVHCDATIAFPLLVAETFASKEKEFLQE
- the LOC109009972 gene encoding deoxyhypusine synthase isoform X2 gives rise to the protein MVDVVVTTTGGIEEDLIKCLAPTYKGQFSLPGAYLRSQGLNRIGNLLVPNNNYCKFEDWIIPIFDQMLKEQIGENVLWTPSRLIARLGKEINNKSSYLYWAYKNNIPVYCPGLTDGSLGDMLYFHSFRSPGLVVDIVQDIRAINGEAVHASPRKTGMIILGGGLPKHHICNANMMRNGADYAVFINTAQEFDGSDSGARPDEAVSWGKIRGSAKTVKVHCDATIAFPLLVAETFASKEKEFLQE